The Microbulbifer hydrolyticus genome has a segment encoding these proteins:
- a CDS encoding chitinase, whose translation MQYVAGTSYAAGELVQNVGLEFQCNIAGWCSSAAAWAYEPGVGMHWEDAWSQAGDCGSSSSSSSSSGGSSSSSSSSGSSSSGGSSGGSSSGGNSGLLPKHALVGYWHNFDNGSGLYRISEVSDVWDVIVVAFVDDAGNGNIAFNLDPGLDKQQFIDDIAAKRAAGKIVVASYGGEKGTVTLNTEENVTNFVNSTAAMIDEYGFDGIDIDLESGAGVMHGAPVIQNMVNAVKQLKQRYPGMYLSMAPEHPYVQGGYVSYTGIWGAYLPMIDQLRDELDLLHVQLYNNGGLATPYQGPAYAAGSVDMMVSSALMLIEGFPLGYGNAGFFDGLRPDQVGLALPSGPSAAGSGFATTADINRALDCLTQQLNCDTLTPSQAYPTFNGVMTWSINWDMNDGGIFSGPVGSHVHNLP comes from the coding sequence ATGCAGTATGTGGCGGGCACCAGCTATGCCGCGGGCGAGTTGGTGCAGAACGTGGGTCTGGAGTTCCAGTGCAATATTGCCGGCTGGTGTTCCTCCGCGGCAGCCTGGGCGTATGAGCCGGGTGTCGGCATGCACTGGGAGGATGCCTGGAGCCAGGCAGGGGATTGCGGCAGTTCGTCCTCCAGCAGCTCTTCCAGTGGCGGCTCCAGCTCTTCCTCAAGCAGCTCCGGTTCGTCGAGCTCTGGCGGCTCATCGGGTGGGAGCTCGTCCGGTGGTAATAGTGGCCTGTTGCCAAAACACGCGCTGGTCGGCTACTGGCACAACTTCGACAACGGTTCCGGCTTGTACCGTATCAGTGAGGTTTCCGATGTGTGGGATGTGATTGTGGTGGCCTTCGTGGATGACGCGGGCAACGGCAATATTGCGTTCAACCTGGACCCGGGCCTCGACAAGCAGCAGTTTATCGACGACATCGCTGCCAAGCGCGCCGCGGGTAAAATTGTGGTCGCTTCCTACGGTGGCGAGAAGGGCACGGTAACGCTGAACACCGAGGAGAACGTCACCAACTTCGTCAACAGTACCGCGGCAATGATCGACGAGTACGGGTTTGACGGGATCGATATCGACCTGGAGTCCGGCGCCGGCGTAATGCACGGTGCACCGGTGATCCAGAATATGGTGAATGCGGTCAAGCAGTTGAAGCAGCGCTACCCGGGCATGTACCTGTCGATGGCACCGGAGCACCCTTACGTACAGGGTGGCTACGTCTCCTATACCGGTATCTGGGGCGCCTACCTGCCGATGATCGACCAGCTGCGCGATGAGCTGGACCTGTTGCATGTGCAGCTCTACAACAATGGCGGCCTCGCCACGCCATACCAAGGGCCGGCATATGCAGCAGGCTCCGTGGACATGATGGTGTCTTCAGCCCTGATGCTGATTGAGGGCTTCCCGCTGGGTTACGGCAACGCAGGTTTCTTTGACGGGTTGCGCCCCGACCAGGTCGGTCTCGCACTGCCGTCTGGCCCCAGCGCCGCCGGCAGCGGCTTTGCCACTACCGCGGATATCAATCGCGCGCTGGACTGTCTCACGCAGCAGCTGAACTGTGACACGCTGACGCCGTCGCAGGCGTACCCGACGTTCAACGGCGTGATGACCTGGTCCATCAACTGGGACATGAACGACGGTGGTATTTTCTCCGGACCGGTAGGTAGCCATGTGCATAACCTGCCGTGA
- the gltA gene encoding citrate synthase, with the protein MSDKKAQLTVDGIDAPFDLPVYSGTAGPDVVDVSSLASKGLFTYDPGFMSTASCESKITYIDGAKGVLLHRGYPIEQLAEKSDYLETCYLLMNGELPSVAQKKEYVNSIMNHTMVHESLVNFFKGFRYDAHPMAMMCGVVGALASFYHDSLDITDPEHRKISADRLIAKMPTLAAMCYKHSKGQPFMYPDNSLSYSENFLHMMFGNPCEPSKIDPVVAKAMDVIFLLHADHEQNASTSTVRLAGSSGANPFACISSGIATLWGPAHGGANEAVLNMLEEIGDESRIDEYVAKAKDKNDPFRLMGFGHRVYKNFDPRSRVMQGICDEVLGAMGAENDPLLRIAKKLEKIALEDEYFVEKKLYPNVDFYSGIIMKAIGIPTDMFTVIFATGRTAGWIAHWNEMISNPYKIGRPRQLYTGHTARDYVAAEDR; encoded by the coding sequence ATGTCCGACAAGAAAGCTCAACTCACGGTCGACGGTATCGACGCCCCATTCGACCTGCCGGTCTACTCCGGCACTGCCGGCCCCGACGTTGTAGACGTCAGCAGCCTGGCGAGCAAAGGCCTGTTTACCTACGACCCGGGCTTCATGTCCACCGCCTCCTGCGAATCCAAGATCACCTATATCGATGGTGCCAAGGGTGTACTGCTGCACCGCGGCTACCCGATCGAGCAGCTGGCAGAGAAATCTGACTACCTGGAAACCTGCTACCTGCTGATGAATGGCGAATTGCCATCCGTTGCGCAGAAGAAGGAATACGTCAACAGCATCATGAACCACACCATGGTGCATGAGTCTCTGGTCAACTTCTTCAAGGGCTTCCGCTACGATGCCCACCCGATGGCGATGATGTGCGGCGTTGTGGGCGCCCTGGCCTCCTTCTACCATGACTCCCTCGACATCACCGACCCCGAACACCGCAAGATCTCCGCTGATCGCCTGATCGCGAAGATGCCGACCCTGGCTGCCATGTGCTACAAGCACAGCAAGGGCCAGCCGTTCATGTATCCGGACAACAGCCTCAGCTACTCCGAGAACTTCCTGCACATGATGTTCGGCAACCCCTGTGAACCGAGCAAGATCGACCCGGTTGTGGCCAAGGCCATGGACGTGATCTTCCTGCTGCACGCAGACCATGAGCAGAATGCCTCGACCTCTACCGTACGTCTGGCCGGCTCCTCCGGTGCCAACCCCTTCGCCTGTATCTCCTCCGGTATTGCGACCCTGTGGGGCCCGGCACACGGTGGCGCCAACGAAGCGGTACTGAACATGCTGGAAGAGATCGGCGACGAGAGCCGTATCGACGAGTATGTTGCAAAAGCCAAAGACAAAAACGATCCGTTCCGCCTGATGGGCTTCGGCCACCGCGTATACAAGAACTTCGACCCGCGCTCTCGCGTCATGCAGGGCATCTGTGACGAGGTTCTGGGCGCTATGGGTGCCGAGAACGACCCGCTGCTGCGCATCGCCAAGAAGCTGGAAAAGATTGCCCTGGAAGACGAGTACTTCGTAGAGAAGAAACTCTACCCGAACGTGGACTTCTACTCCGGCATCATCATGAAGGCCATCGGCATCCCCACCGACATGTTCACCGTGATCTTTGCTACTGGCCGTACCGCCGGCTGGATCGCACACTGGAACGAGATGATTTCCAACCCGTACAAGATTGGTCGTCCGCGTCAGCTGTACACCGGCCACACTGCGCGCGACTACGTCGCTGCGGAAGACCGCTAA
- the sdhC gene encoding succinate dehydrogenase, cytochrome b556 subunit, protein MNKNRPVNLDISTIKLPAPALVSILHRVSGVVLFAVVALLLCMLDSSLESEQGFQKVADFFTSVPAKLVLWASLAALIYHLIAGVRHLLMDLGLGESLEGGRRGAVIVLVLSVVLILLAGVLVW, encoded by the coding sequence GTGAACAAGAACAGACCTGTCAATTTAGACATTTCTACTATCAAGCTCCCTGCGCCAGCGTTGGTTTCCATTCTGCATCGGGTTTCCGGTGTGGTGCTCTTCGCCGTGGTTGCGCTTTTATTGTGTATGCTGGATTCCAGCCTGGAATCAGAGCAGGGTTTCCAAAAAGTAGCCGACTTTTTTACCAGTGTCCCGGCCAAGCTGGTCTTGTGGGCATCTCTGGCTGCGCTCATTTACCACTTGATCGCGGGTGTGCGTCACCTGCTGATGGATTTGGGCTTGGGTGAAAGTCTCGAAGGTGGTCGTCGCGGCGCCGTCATCGTACTGGTGCTTTCCGTTGTACTCATTCTGCTGGCGGGGGTTCTGGTATGGTAA
- the sdhD gene encoding succinate dehydrogenase, hydrophobic membrane anchor protein has translation MVKAVTGFGRSGLYDWFIQRVSAVVLVAYTLFIVGFIFLSKDFGYASWSALFEQRWVRVFSLVALFSTIAHAWIGLWSVVTDYLTNRMMGGKATVLRILVEVLLGAVAVFYAVWGIEILWGV, from the coding sequence ATGGTAAAGGCAGTTACTGGTTTCGGTCGTAGCGGTCTGTACGACTGGTTCATTCAGCGGGTCAGTGCCGTAGTGCTGGTCGCTTACACCCTCTTTATAGTGGGTTTTATTTTTCTCTCCAAAGATTTTGGCTACGCCAGCTGGTCCGCGCTGTTTGAACAGCGTTGGGTGCGCGTATTCAGCCTGGTTGCCCTGTTCTCCACCATTGCTCATGCCTGGATCGGTCTCTGGTCTGTGGTGACCGACTACCTCACCAACCGAATGATGGGCGGCAAAGCGACCGTTCTGCGTATTCTGGTTGAAGTACTGCTGGGCGCAGTCGCCGTGTTCTACGCGGTGTGGGGCATTGAAATTCTGTGGGGTGTGTAA
- the sdhA gene encoding succinate dehydrogenase flavoprotein subunit, with product MSNMRTITFDGIVIGGGGAGMRAALQMAQSGFKTAVITKVFPTRSHTVSAQGGITCAIASDDPNDDWRWHMYDTVKGSDYIGDQDAIEYMCSVGPEAVFELEHMGLPFSRTKEGRIYQRPFGGQSKDYGRGGQAARTCAAADRTGHALLHTLYQNNVKHNTVFLNEWFAVDLVKNQDGAVVGVIAICIEDGEVVFIKSKATVFATGGAGRIFASTTNAHINTGDGVGMALRAGMPVQDIEMWQFHPTGIAGAGVLVTEGCRGEGGYLINKDGERFMERYAPNAKDLASRDVVARSMVLEILDGRGAGENGDHVFLKLDHLGEELLHSRLPGICELAKTFAHADPVKEPIPVVPTCHYMMGGIPTNVHGQALTQDASGNDHVIDGFYACGEVACVSVHGANRLGGNSLLDLVVFGRASGLFIEKALREGIENREASESDIEAAMARLNRLETTNDGESAADLRTELQGVMQNHFGVFRRGDYMAEGVKKLEGLRERIANVRLDDKSRAFNTARIEALELQNLLEVAEATAIAAEVRTESRGAHAREDFQERDDENWLCHSMYFPAEKRVGKRAVNFTPSTVEAFEPKARTY from the coding sequence ATGTCGAATATGCGAACAATAACCTTTGACGGTATCGTAATTGGCGGCGGCGGCGCGGGTATGCGCGCGGCGCTGCAGATGGCCCAGTCCGGTTTCAAGACTGCGGTAATCACCAAAGTATTCCCGACCCGTTCGCACACGGTTTCCGCCCAGGGCGGTATCACCTGTGCGATTGCCAGCGATGACCCCAATGACGATTGGCGCTGGCACATGTACGACACCGTCAAAGGCTCCGACTATATCGGTGACCAGGACGCGATCGAGTACATGTGTTCCGTAGGTCCGGAAGCCGTGTTCGAACTGGAGCACATGGGGCTGCCGTTCTCCCGTACTAAAGAAGGACGCATCTATCAGCGTCCGTTTGGTGGCCAGTCCAAGGACTACGGCCGCGGTGGTCAGGCGGCGCGTACCTGTGCGGCAGCTGACCGTACCGGCCACGCCCTGCTGCACACGCTGTACCAGAACAACGTCAAGCACAATACCGTATTCCTGAACGAGTGGTTCGCGGTAGACCTGGTCAAGAACCAGGATGGCGCTGTTGTCGGTGTGATCGCGATCTGTATCGAAGACGGTGAAGTGGTTTTCATCAAGTCCAAGGCGACTGTATTTGCGACCGGTGGTGCCGGCCGTATCTTCGCTTCCACCACCAATGCGCACATCAACACCGGCGACGGTGTGGGTATGGCCCTGCGCGCCGGTATGCCGGTGCAGGACATCGAGATGTGGCAGTTCCACCCGACCGGTATTGCCGGCGCTGGGGTACTGGTTACTGAAGGCTGTCGTGGTGAGGGCGGCTACCTGATCAACAAGGACGGCGAGCGCTTTATGGAGCGTTACGCGCCCAACGCCAAAGACCTGGCTTCCCGCGATGTGGTGGCCCGCTCCATGGTACTGGAGATCCTCGACGGCCGTGGTGCCGGCGAGAATGGCGACCACGTATTCCTGAAGCTGGATCACCTGGGTGAAGAGCTGCTGCACAGCCGTTTGCCGGGTATCTGTGAACTGGCGAAGACCTTTGCCCACGCCGACCCGGTCAAAGAGCCGATCCCGGTTGTCCCGACCTGTCACTACATGATGGGCGGTATCCCGACCAACGTTCACGGCCAGGCCCTGACTCAGGACGCCTCCGGCAATGACCATGTGATCGACGGTTTCTACGCCTGTGGCGAGGTTGCCTGTGTATCCGTACACGGTGCCAACCGTCTCGGTGGCAACTCGCTGCTGGACCTGGTGGTATTCGGTCGCGCATCCGGCCTGTTCATCGAAAAAGCCCTGCGCGAAGGTATTGAGAACCGCGAAGCATCCGAGTCGGATATCGAAGCGGCCATGGCGCGCCTGAACCGCCTCGAAACCACCAACGACGGCGAATCAGCCGCGGACCTGCGCACCGAGCTGCAGGGTGTCATGCAGAACCACTTCGGTGTATTCCGTCGCGGCGATTACATGGCCGAAGGTGTCAAGAAGCTGGAAGGTCTACGCGAACGTATCGCGAACGTCCGTCTGGATGACAAGTCCCGCGCATTCAACACTGCACGTATCGAAGCGCTGGAGCTGCAAAACCTGCTGGAAGTAGCCGAAGCGACTGCCATCGCTGCGGAAGTCCGTACCGAGAGCCGTGGTGCTCATGCCCGCGAAGACTTCCAGGAGCGCGACGACGAGAACTGGCTGTGCCACTCCATGTACTTCCCTGCGGAAAAGCGTGTTGGCAAGCGTGCGGTTAACTTCACGCCCAGCACCGTGGAAGCTTTCGAGCCGAAAGCGCGTACTTATTAA
- a CDS encoding succinate dehydrogenase iron-sulfur subunit produces MLKVSIYRYNPDTDSAPYMQDYDLDTQGKDLMVLDVLELLKAQDPSLAFRRSCREGVCGSDGMNISGKNGLACIMPISEAAPKGKLVLRPLPGLPVIRDLVVDMEQFYTQYKKIEPYLQNDSPAPAIERLQSPEEREKLDGLYECILCACCSTACPSFWWNPDKFIGPAGLLQAYRFLADSRDEATDERLGKLDDPFSVFRCHGIQNCVNVCPKGLNPTRAIGHIRNMLITRAV; encoded by the coding sequence ATGTTGAAAGTAAGCATCTACCGTTACAACCCGGACACCGATTCTGCGCCGTACATGCAGGATTACGATCTCGATACCCAGGGCAAGGACCTGATGGTGTTGGACGTACTGGAACTGCTGAAGGCTCAGGACCCGAGCCTGGCGTTCCGCCGCTCCTGCCGTGAGGGCGTATGCGGCTCCGACGGCATGAATATTTCAGGCAAGAACGGTCTTGCCTGTATCATGCCGATCTCTGAAGCGGCGCCGAAAGGCAAGCTGGTACTGCGCCCGCTGCCCGGTCTGCCGGTCATTCGTGACCTGGTGGTGGACATGGAGCAGTTCTACACCCAGTACAAGAAAATCGAACCTTACCTGCAGAACGATTCACCGGCCCCGGCCATCGAACGCCTGCAGTCCCCGGAAGAGCGCGAAAAGCTGGATGGCCTCTACGAGTGTATTCTCTGTGCCTGTTGTTCCACCGCTTGCCCGTCCTTCTGGTGGAACCCCGACAAGTTCATCGGCCCGGCAGGCCTGCTGCAGGCATACCGCTTCCTGGCGGACAGCCGCGACGAAGCTACCGATGAGCGCCTCGGGAAACTGGACGACCCGTTCAGCGTATTCCGCTGCCACGGGATCCAGAACTGTGTGAACGTATGTCCCAAGGGCTTGAACCCCACTCGGGCCATCGGTCATATCCGCAATATGCTGATAACCCGCGCCGTGTAG
- a CDS encoding 2-oxoglutarate dehydrogenase E1 component, which produces MHESTMEELWRTSHISGGNAGYVEELYETYLHDPSGVPEEWRSYFDSLPRVNGGDVSHAAIRQHFELLAKNRTRPLAAPGAGSVNVEHERKQIKVLQLINSYRHRGHKKATLDPLGIMAREQVPDLQLNYHGLTEGDFDTTFQTGDLFFGNGEATLREIVEGLENTYCGNLGAEIMHLSNLDEQQWFQQRLERSQSKPTFGNDVRTEILQRLSAAEGLERHLDSKYPGTKRFGVEGGESLIPLMDALIRRSGTYSVKEIVIGMAHRGRLNTLVNILGKNPADLFEEFEGKKTLDTSGDVKYHQGFSSNVMTPGGEVHLALAFNPSHLEICAPVVVGSVRARQDRRGDSAGEKVMPINIHGDAAFAGQGVVQETLQMSQTRGYYTGGSIHLVLNNQVGFTTSKREDARSTEYCTDVAKMIDAPVLHVNGDDPEAVVLAGLLAVDYRYEFKKDIVIDLVCYRRRGHNETDDPSGTQPLMYQTIRKHKTTRTLYAEKLIAEGVVSKAEADKLANDYRDKLDRGEDVATGLVKKPDESMFVDWRPYLNHEWTAEGDTSFELTKLKDVATRMTTVPDGIVMQRQVSKIYEDRRKMAGGALPLNWGMAETLAYGTLLEEGFMVRFAGEDVGRGTFSHRHAVIHSQKDGQSYVPLQHMFEGQPRFDIYDSLLSEEAVLAFEYGYATTTPKSLVVWEAQFGDFANGAQVVIDQFITSGEHKWGRMCGLVMLLPHGYEGQGPEHSSARLERFMQLCAEHNIQVCNATTPAQIFHLLRRQAVRPMRRPLVIMSPKWILRHKLATSTLDELAEGQFHNVIGDQGVDPAKVKRLVLCSGKVYYHLLEARMEREQEDVALVRIEQLYPFPDDEFLAAVSAFKNIKSVAWCQEEPMNQGAWYSSQHHLRRLLNEAHPKLELEYVGRAASAAPAAGYMSTHLEEQNTFINEALTVK; this is translated from the coding sequence ATGCACGAAAGTACAATGGAGGAGCTCTGGCGTACTTCGCATATCTCTGGTGGCAACGCCGGATACGTGGAGGAGCTGTACGAGACCTATCTGCACGACCCAAGCGGTGTGCCGGAAGAATGGCGCAGTTATTTTGACAGCCTCCCGCGTGTCAATGGCGGTGATGTCTCACATGCCGCTATTCGTCAGCACTTCGAGCTGTTGGCGAAAAACCGTACCCGTCCTCTCGCCGCTCCCGGCGCCGGCTCTGTCAATGTGGAGCACGAGCGCAAGCAGATCAAAGTTCTGCAACTGATCAATTCCTACCGTCACCGCGGTCACAAAAAAGCCACCCTGGACCCGTTGGGTATCATGGCGCGCGAACAGGTGCCGGATCTGCAGCTAAACTACCATGGCCTCACGGAAGGGGATTTCGATACCACCTTCCAGACCGGCGATCTGTTTTTCGGCAACGGCGAAGCGACGCTGCGTGAAATTGTCGAAGGCCTCGAGAATACCTATTGCGGCAATCTCGGTGCAGAGATCATGCACCTGTCCAATCTGGACGAGCAGCAGTGGTTCCAGCAGCGCCTTGAGCGCAGCCAGTCGAAGCCTACCTTCGGCAACGATGTCCGCACCGAAATCCTGCAGCGTTTGTCTGCCGCTGAAGGTCTTGAGCGCCACCTGGATTCCAAATACCCGGGAACCAAACGCTTTGGCGTGGAAGGCGGCGAGAGCCTGATTCCGCTGATGGATGCACTGATCCGACGCTCCGGTACCTACAGCGTCAAAGAAATCGTGATCGGCATGGCGCACCGCGGCCGTCTGAACACGCTGGTCAACATCCTGGGTAAAAACCCGGCGGACCTGTTCGAAGAATTCGAGGGCAAGAAAACCCTGGATACTTCCGGCGACGTGAAATATCACCAGGGCTTCTCTTCCAACGTGATGACCCCCGGCGGCGAAGTGCATCTGGCACTGGCATTCAACCCCTCGCACCTCGAGATCTGTGCGCCGGTGGTTGTCGGTTCCGTGCGCGCTCGTCAGGACCGTCGTGGCGACAGCGCCGGCGAGAAAGTGATGCCGATCAATATCCACGGTGATGCGGCGTTCGCCGGCCAGGGCGTGGTGCAGGAAACCCTGCAGATGTCCCAGACCCGGGGCTACTACACCGGCGGCAGTATTCACCTGGTGCTGAACAACCAGGTGGGCTTCACTACCAGCAAACGCGAAGACGCCCGCTCCACCGAGTACTGTACCGATGTCGCGAAGATGATCGACGCTCCGGTACTGCACGTAAATGGTGATGATCCGGAAGCGGTTGTGCTCGCGGGCTTGCTCGCCGTGGACTACCGCTACGAGTTCAAGAAAGACATCGTCATCGACCTGGTGTGTTACCGCCGTCGCGGCCACAACGAGACCGATGATCCGTCTGGTACCCAGCCGCTGATGTACCAGACCATCCGCAAGCACAAGACCACGCGTACCCTCTATGCCGAAAAGCTGATCGCTGAGGGCGTGGTAAGCAAGGCGGAAGCCGACAAGCTGGCCAATGACTACCGGGACAAGCTGGACCGCGGTGAAGATGTGGCCACCGGTCTGGTGAAAAAGCCTGACGAGTCCATGTTCGTCGACTGGCGCCCCTACCTGAACCACGAGTGGACCGCGGAAGGCGACACCAGCTTCGAGCTGACAAAGCTGAAAGATGTGGCCACCCGTATGACGACCGTTCCCGACGGCATCGTGATGCAGCGTCAGGTGTCCAAGATTTATGAAGACCGCCGCAAGATGGCCGGTGGGGCGCTGCCCCTGAACTGGGGCATGGCGGAAACCCTGGCCTACGGAACGCTGCTGGAAGAGGGCTTTATGGTCCGCTTTGCCGGTGAGGACGTTGGTCGCGGTACCTTCTCCCACCGCCACGCGGTGATTCACAGCCAGAAAGATGGGCAGAGCTACGTACCCCTGCAGCATATGTTTGAAGGCCAGCCGCGTTTCGACATCTACGATTCGCTGCTGTCCGAGGAAGCGGTACTGGCCTTCGAATACGGCTACGCCACGACCACCCCGAAATCCCTGGTGGTGTGGGAAGCGCAGTTTGGTGACTTCGCCAACGGTGCCCAGGTCGTCATCGACCAGTTCATCACTTCCGGTGAGCACAAGTGGGGCCGCATGTGTGGCCTGGTGATGTTGCTGCCGCACGGCTATGAAGGTCAGGGACCAGAGCACTCCTCTGCGCGCCTTGAGCGCTTCATGCAGCTGTGCGCCGAGCACAATATCCAGGTGTGTAATGCCACCACCCCGGCACAGATTTTCCACCTGCTGCGCCGCCAGGCCGTGCGCCCGATGCGCCGTCCGCTGGTGATCATGAGCCCGAAGTGGATCCTGCGCCACAAACTGGCCACCTCCACCTTGGACGAGCTGGCCGAAGGACAATTCCACAACGTGATCGGCGACCAGGGCGTAGACCCGGCCAAGGTCAAGCGCCTGGTACTTTGCTCCGGGAAGGTTTACTACCACTTGCTGGAAGCGCGAATGGAGCGTGAGCAGGAAGATGTGGCACTGGTGCGCATCGAGCAGCTCTATCCGTTCCCGGACGACGAGTTCCTGGCTGCGGTATCCGCATTCAAGAACATCAAGAGCGTCGCCTGGTGTCAGGAAGAGCCGATGAACCAGGGGGCCTGGTACTCCAGTCAGCACCACCTGCGTCGTCTGCTGAACGAAGCACATCCAAAACTGGAGCTGGAATATGTCGGCCGCGCGGCTTCTGCTGCACCGGCGGCGGGCTATATGTCCACGCACCTGGAAGAACAGAATACGTTCATCAATGAGGCGCTGACTGTCAAATAA
- the odhB gene encoding 2-oxoglutarate dehydrogenase complex dihydrolipoyllysine-residue succinyltransferase: MTIEIKAPTFPESVQDGTVATWHKQPGEAVSRDELIVDIETDKVVLEVVAPADGAISEIIKGEGDTVLSNEVIAKFEEGAGGSAGDSSEAAPAAEEKAEAPAPAGGEKIAMPSAKKMAAEKGVDIAGVEGTGKGGRVLKEDVMKAGSAPAAAAAPAAAAEVAVAPGERVEKRVPMTRMRKRIAERLLDASQSTAMLTTFNEVNMKPIMDLRKNYKDLFEKTHNGTRLGFMGFFVKAATEALKRYTAVNASIDGNDIVYHGYQDIGVAVSSPKGLVVPVLRNAEHMGLADIENNIRDMGLRARDGKLTIEEMTGGTFTITNGGVFGSLLSTPILNPPQTAILGMHKIQERPMAVDGKVEILPMMYLALSYDHRLIDGKEAVGFLVAIKEMIEDPARILLEV; encoded by the coding sequence ATGACCATCGAGATTAAAGCGCCAACTTTCCCGGAATCCGTTCAGGACGGCACTGTTGCCACCTGGCACAAACAACCGGGTGAAGCCGTGTCCCGCGATGAACTGATCGTGGATATTGAAACCGACAAAGTGGTGCTGGAAGTTGTTGCACCCGCAGACGGCGCCATCAGCGAAATTATCAAGGGAGAGGGCGACACCGTTCTCTCCAACGAAGTGATCGCCAAGTTCGAGGAAGGTGCCGGCGGCAGCGCTGGTGACTCTTCCGAAGCGGCACCTGCTGCAGAAGAAAAGGCGGAGGCTCCGGCTCCCGCTGGCGGCGAGAAAATCGCCATGCCTTCCGCGAAAAAAATGGCCGCGGAAAAGGGCGTCGACATTGCGGGTGTTGAAGGAACCGGCAAAGGTGGTCGCGTTCTGAAAGAAGACGTGATGAAAGCGGGCTCTGCACCGGCCGCCGCTGCTGCTCCGGCCGCTGCCGCCGAGGTCGCCGTTGCACCGGGTGAGCGCGTTGAGAAGCGTGTACCGATGACGCGCATGCGCAAGCGCATCGCCGAGCGCCTGCTGGATGCATCCCAGTCCACTGCCATGCTCACTACGTTCAACGAAGTGAACATGAAGCCGATCATGGACTTGCGTAAAAACTACAAAGACCTGTTCGAGAAGACCCACAATGGCACCCGCCTGGGCTTTATGGGCTTCTTCGTAAAAGCGGCCACTGAAGCGCTGAAGCGTTACACCGCCGTGAATGCCTCCATCGACGGCAACGATATCGTGTATCACGGTTACCAGGACATCGGTGTAGCGGTTTCCTCGCCGAAAGGCCTGGTGGTGCCGGTACTGCGCAATGCCGAGCACATGGGTCTTGCGGACATCGAAAACAACATCCGCGACATGGGCCTGCGCGCGCGTGACGGCAAGCTGACCATCGAAGAAATGACCGGCGGCACCTTTACCATCACCAACGGTGGTGTATTCGGTTCCCTGCTGTCCACCCCGATCCTGAACCCGCCGCAGACCGCAATTCTGGGCATGCACAAAATTCAGGAGCGCCCGATGGCGGTCGACGGAAAAGTAGAAATCCTGCC